A window from Telopea speciosissima isolate NSW1024214 ecotype Mountain lineage chromosome 8, Tspe_v1, whole genome shotgun sequence encodes these proteins:
- the LOC122671629 gene encoding uncharacterized protein LOC122671629: MAGELGATPSAATFEYELFEGDPDHLRTVVATPNQISPWIDPAALKLKHRFGRGPFGDIWLATHHQLTNGSERFHEVVVKMLHPIHEDHMHTFLDKFEDLFARCQGLQGVCWLHGISVINGKISIAMKFYEGSVGDKMARLKGNKLPLPDVLRYGIDLAQGVLELHSKGTLVLNLKPFNFLLNENNKAILGDFGIPYLLLGIPLPSSDMVLRLGTPNYMAPEQWQPEVRGPLSIETDSWGFGCSVVEMLTGTQPWCGRSVEEIYNLVVSKQEKPQIPSGLPPAIVNVISGCFEYDFRNRPLMADILHAFKSSQNAVYGDEGWTGLGNWKLEDKSIGCGYTEWFLSKDHLQVGDTVRSRKPANSCKPANMFIPEGMVAGLEDSDRDEFVLVRVHSIHDPLRVHTSTLERVTSGLAAGDWVRVKEDDKKHSPVGILHSIQRDGTVAVGFIGLETLWKWSFADLQMAESYCVGQFVRLKTNVFSPRFEWPRKRGGAWATGRIIQVLPNGCLVVGFPGRFKFGDACNSFLADPAEVEMVSFSTCPGVVKKYQHLEDFHWVVRPLVIAFGLFTAMKLGFFVGKNVRRSRMKKGRVSLIQGDGQHQDGQSSGNPAWLPPPVANMLFREGVPTTTGR; encoded by the exons ATGGCTGGAGAACTTGGAGCAACTCCATCTGCAGCTACTTTTGAGTATGAGCTTTTTGAGGGTGATCCTGATCACCTCAGAACTGTTGTAGCAACGCCGAATCAGATTAGCCCATGGATCGATCCTGCTGCTTTGAAACTTAAACACAGATTTGGGCGGGGGCCATTTGGTGATATTTGGTTGGCAACTCATCATCAGTTGACTAATGGTTCTGAACGATTTCATGAAGTGGTTGTCAAGATGTTACATCCGATCCATGAAGATCATATGCACACTTTCTTGGAtaaatttgaagatttatttgCTAGGTGCCAAGGATTACAAGGTGTCTGTTGGTTACATGGTATCTCTGTGATAAATGGAAAA ATATCAATTGCTATGAAGTTTTATGAGGGATCGGTTGGAGACAAAATGGCTCGTCTTAAAGGAAACAAGCTGCCATTGCCTGATGTTTTGAG GTACGGGATTGACTTGGCTCAGGGAGTTCTGGAATTGCATTCAAAAGGGACACTGGTTTTAAATCTTAAGCCCTTTAACTTTCTTCTTAACGAGAACAACAAAGCAATCCTGGGTGATTTTGGGATTCCGTATCTACTGCTTGGGATTCCACTGCCAAGTTCAGATATGGTTCTGAgacttggaacccccaattacATGGCTCCAGAACAATGGCAACCAGAAGTAAGAGGTCCACTATCTATTGAGACTGATTCTTGGGGGTTCGGATGCAGCGTCGTGGAGATGTTGACTGGAACTCAACCCTGGTGTGGGAGATCAGTGGAGGAAATTTATAACTTAGTTGTATCCAAGCAAGAGAAGCCACAGATTCCAAGTGGTTTGCCTCCTGCCATTGTGAATGTGATCAGTGGTTGTTTTGAGTATGACTTCCGGAATCGTCCTTTAATGGCAGACATCTTACATGCATTTAAAAG CTCTCAGAATGCAGTTTATGGTGATGAAGGCTGGACTGGCCTGGGGAACTGGAAATTGGAAGACAAATCAATTGGCTGTGGTTACACAGAGTGGTTCCTCTCCAAGGATCATCTCCAAGTGGGTGATACAGTGCGTTCCAGAAAGCCTGCAAACTCGTGCAAGCCTGCAAACATGTTTATCCCAGAGGGAATGGTAGCTGGTTTGGAGGACAGTGACAGAGATGAGTTTGTTCTTGTGAGGGTCCACAGTATTCATGATCCTTTAAGAGTTCATACATCAACACTGGAGAGGGTTACATCTGGCTTGGCAGCAGGGGATTGGGTAAGGGTGAAGGAAGATGACAAGAAACACTCGCCTGTGGGTATTCTCCATTCAATCCAGCGTGATGGCACTGTAGCAGTTGGGTTTATTGGACTGGAGACTCTTTGGAAGTGGAGTTTTGCAGACCTCCAGATGGCAGAATCCTACTGTGTGGGCCAATTTGTGAGGCTGAAAACTAATGTGTTTAGCCCTCGTTTTGAATGGCCCCGTAAAAGAGGAGGTGCATGGGCTACAGGAAGGATCATACAGGTCCTCCCAAATGGATGCCTTGTAGTCGGGTTCCCTGGAAGATTTAAGTTTGGAGATGCATGCAACAGCTTCTTAGCAGATCCTGCTGAAGTTGAAATGGTTTCTTTCAGTACATGTCCTGGGGTAGTAaagaaataccaacacctcGAGGATTTTCACTGGGTTGTTCGGCCACTTGTAATTGCATTTGGTCTGTTTACTGCCATGAAACTTGGTTTCTTTGTAGGCAAAAATGTGAGAAGATCAAGGATGAAGAAAGGACGGGTTAGTTTGATTCAAGGGGATGGTCAACATCAGGATGGCCAGAGTAGTGGCAACCCAGCATGGCTTCCCCCGCCTGTGGCAAACATGCTTTTCCGGGAAGGGGTTCCTACGACTACTGGGAGGTAA